The following coding sequences are from one Leptolyngbya sp. NIES-3755 window:
- a CDS encoding ATP-binding protein of branched-chain amino acid ABC transporter (similar to AA sequence:cyanobase_aa:LBDG_51130), with the protein MTSPILEVQDIHAGYVKDLDILQGANMRVLPGELVAIIGPNGAGKSTLAKTVFGLLKPHTGSIKFNGQEIAGLRSDQIVQRGMSYVPQIANVFPSLSIEENLEMGAYVRDVPLQPLKDEIYQRFPRLAERRKQRAGTLSGGERQMLAMGKALMLKPTLLLLDEPSAALSPILVNSVFEQIRQINRDGTAIVLVEQNARRALEMADRGYVLESGRDRFEGIGSELLNNPRVAELYLGAGRSH; encoded by the coding sequence ATGACTTCTCCGATCCTTGAAGTTCAAGATATTCACGCAGGTTACGTCAAAGACTTAGACATTTTGCAAGGTGCAAATATGCGAGTTCTGCCGGGTGAACTGGTGGCAATTATTGGACCGAATGGAGCCGGAAAATCGACCTTGGCAAAAACAGTATTTGGATTATTGAAGCCGCATACTGGAAGCATTAAATTCAACGGGCAAGAGATTGCAGGATTGCGATCGGATCAAATTGTGCAGCGCGGAATGTCTTATGTGCCGCAGATTGCGAACGTCTTTCCATCTTTATCGATCGAGGAAAATCTCGAAATGGGCGCTTATGTTCGAGATGTCCCACTTCAACCGCTCAAAGATGAAATTTACCAGCGATTTCCTAGACTTGCAGAACGCCGCAAACAACGAGCAGGAACGCTTTCAGGTGGAGAACGGCAGATGTTAGCAATGGGAAAAGCTTTGATGCTAAAACCTACACTGCTTTTGCTTGATGAACCTTCAGCAGCTTTGTCTCCGATTCTAGTAAATAGCGTCTTTGAGCAAATTCGGCAGATTAATCGAGATGGAACTGCGATCGTACTGGTCGAGCAAAATGCCCGTAGAGCGCTAGAAATGGCAGATCGGGGTTACGTACTCGAATCAGGACGCGATCGATTTGAAGGCATCGGATCAGAACTGTTGAACAATCCTAGAGTTGCAGAATTGTACTTAGGAGCAGGTCGATCGCATTGA